In the Sarcophilus harrisii chromosome 1, mSarHar1.11, whole genome shotgun sequence genome, one interval contains:
- the LOC116420821 gene encoding homeobox protein MSX-2-like: MAAAPGPGPEGGRGCEAGRRAAGAGVARGLRASAPSSAPPSHTGPSRERRVRVRDASACARPAGAPRPVLGIRAAVAAAAGAAGASRAGRASQRQDLWASPPRRLAPPLARPRQPARKPCNLPPPVCQERKKSAPNTPVPAPAEACQEGMRGQHSLLAIARRRSRFVTRAGLIDTSSRRFYVQSEHTGRAASQTPSLPSAPGASADWLLPLPAVAAVAK; encoded by the exons ATGGCTGCGGCGCCGGGGCCCGGCCCGGAGGGCGGCCGGGGCTGCGAGGCCGGGCGGAGGGCGGCCGGGGCCGGGGTCGCGCGCGGGCTCCGCGCCTCCGCTCCCTCGAGCGCGCCCCCCTCGCACACGGGGCCCAGTCGGGAGCGGCGCGTGCGCGTGCGAGACGCGAGTGCGTGCGCGCGCCCTGCCGGGGCCCCGCGCCCAGTGCTCGGGATCCGGGCGGCTGTGGCGGCGGCCGCGGGAGCAGCGGGAGCCTCACGAGCCGGGCGGGCGTCCCAGAGGCAA GACCTCTGGGCCAGCCCCCCGCGGCGGCTGGCCCCGCCCTTGGCACGGCCTCGGCAGCCAGCCAGAAAGCCGTGTAACCTTCCGCCGCCCGTCTgccaggagaggaaaaagagtgCCCCCAACACGCCGGTGCCGGCCCCTGCCGAGGCCTGCCAGGAGGGGATGCGAGGGCAACACTCCCTTCTTGCAATAGCAAGGAGACGGTCACGCTTTGTAACTAGGGCAGGCCTCATTGACACCAGCAGCCGACGGTTTTATGTGCAAAGCGAACACACCGGCCGCGCGGCTTCCCAaaccccctctctcccttctgccCCGGGGGCTTCTGCGGACTGGCTACTGCCCCTCCCCGCCGTGGCTGCGGTGGCCAAGTGA